One window of Magallana gigas chromosome 2, xbMagGiga1.1, whole genome shotgun sequence genomic DNA carries:
- the LOC105327927 gene encoding zinc finger protein 664 isoform X1 codes for MELISSSTVRLSEEEHRSAFKIVQPRKSVEDHCSPTPPEDARALSPFNADPNFQRSRSKESENMAEKEHSSRFSAFRPWLCEPAGQATDLTVKNKQTSSIPDSPRKTSIIPAFSFGGLKTPNINDIYRYQMAQAMYRTPYNIFPYAQPTLWSDPRFYRFLGQGKDIQTSLFKNFLNATEEGEVSGFEKGSFECVKCMKQFSTPHGLEVHVRRSHSGRRPYACDVCSKTFGHSVSLTQHRAVHTQERSFVCQQCGKSFKRSSTLSTHLLIHSDTRPYPCPYCGKRFHQKSDMKKHTYIHTGEKPYKCNHCGKAFSQSSNLITHCRKHTGFKPFSCAACGRSFQRKVDLRRHHETQHVEEMTTSSSDLVTSSTIEVSNRQEDGTT; via the exons TAGAAGACCATTGCTCCCCGACCCCGCCTGAAGATGCGCGTGCATTGTCACCTTTCAATGCTGACCCAAACTTTCAAAGGTCAAGAAGCAAGGAATCTGAGAATATGGCGGAAAAGGAACATTCGTCCAGATTCAGTGCTTTTCGCCCGTGGTTGTGCGAGCCCGCGGGCCAAGCCACAGATCTCACCGTAAAGAACAAACAAACTTCATCCATACCTGACAGTCCAAGAAAAA cATCAATCATTCCAGCATTTTCATTTGGTGGTTTGAAGACTCCAAATATCAACGACATTTACCGATATCAAATGGCCCAGGCTATGTACCGGACACCTTATAACATATTCCCTTATGCACAACCAACATTATGGTCAGATCCGAGATTTTACCGATTTTTAGGCCAAGGAAAAGACATTCAAACATCGCTATTCAAGAACTTTTTAAACGCAACAGAAGAAGGCGAAGTCTCTGGATTCGAAAAGGGTTCATTTGAGTGCGTGAAATGCATGAAGCAATTCAGTACCCCCCATGGTTTAGAGGTCCACGTGCGGCGGTCTCATAGTGGCAGACGACCGTACGCTTGTGACGTCTGCAGTAAGACTTTTGGACATTCCGTCAGCTTGACGCAGCATAGAGCGGTTCATACTCAGGAGAGAAGTTTTGTTTGTCAGCAGTGCGGCAAGAGCTTCAAAAGATCGTCAACATTGTCAACACATCTCCTGATACACAGCGACACACGCCCCTACCCGTGCCCATACTGCGGCAAACGATTCCACCAGAAGTCGGACATGAAGAAACACACTTACATCCACACCG GAGAGAAGCCTTACAAATGTAACCACTGCGGCAAAGCCTTCAGCCAGTCCTCCAACCTCATCACGCACTGCAGGAAACACACTGGCTTCAAACCTTTCTCCTGTGCAGCGTGTGGCAGGAGTTTTCAAAGAAAGGTAGACCTTCGCCGGCACCATGAAACCCAACACGTAGAGGAAATGACGACATCGTCTAGCGATttagtgacgtcatcaacaatcGAGGTTTCAAACAGACAAGAAGATGGTACAACTTAG
- the LOC105327927 gene encoding zinc finger protein 664 isoform X2 — MELISSSTVRLSEEEHRSAFKIVQPRKSEDHCSPTPPEDARALSPFNADPNFQRSRSKESENMAEKEHSSRFSAFRPWLCEPAGQATDLTVKNKQTSSIPDSPRKTSIIPAFSFGGLKTPNINDIYRYQMAQAMYRTPYNIFPYAQPTLWSDPRFYRFLGQGKDIQTSLFKNFLNATEEGEVSGFEKGSFECVKCMKQFSTPHGLEVHVRRSHSGRRPYACDVCSKTFGHSVSLTQHRAVHTQERSFVCQQCGKSFKRSSTLSTHLLIHSDTRPYPCPYCGKRFHQKSDMKKHTYIHTGEKPYKCNHCGKAFSQSSNLITHCRKHTGFKPFSCAACGRSFQRKVDLRRHHETQHVEEMTTSSSDLVTSSTIEVSNRQEDGTT, encoded by the exons AAGACCATTGCTCCCCGACCCCGCCTGAAGATGCGCGTGCATTGTCACCTTTCAATGCTGACCCAAACTTTCAAAGGTCAAGAAGCAAGGAATCTGAGAATATGGCGGAAAAGGAACATTCGTCCAGATTCAGTGCTTTTCGCCCGTGGTTGTGCGAGCCCGCGGGCCAAGCCACAGATCTCACCGTAAAGAACAAACAAACTTCATCCATACCTGACAGTCCAAGAAAAA cATCAATCATTCCAGCATTTTCATTTGGTGGTTTGAAGACTCCAAATATCAACGACATTTACCGATATCAAATGGCCCAGGCTATGTACCGGACACCTTATAACATATTCCCTTATGCACAACCAACATTATGGTCAGATCCGAGATTTTACCGATTTTTAGGCCAAGGAAAAGACATTCAAACATCGCTATTCAAGAACTTTTTAAACGCAACAGAAGAAGGCGAAGTCTCTGGATTCGAAAAGGGTTCATTTGAGTGCGTGAAATGCATGAAGCAATTCAGTACCCCCCATGGTTTAGAGGTCCACGTGCGGCGGTCTCATAGTGGCAGACGACCGTACGCTTGTGACGTCTGCAGTAAGACTTTTGGACATTCCGTCAGCTTGACGCAGCATAGAGCGGTTCATACTCAGGAGAGAAGTTTTGTTTGTCAGCAGTGCGGCAAGAGCTTCAAAAGATCGTCAACATTGTCAACACATCTCCTGATACACAGCGACACACGCCCCTACCCGTGCCCATACTGCGGCAAACGATTCCACCAGAAGTCGGACATGAAGAAACACACTTACATCCACACCG GAGAGAAGCCTTACAAATGTAACCACTGCGGCAAAGCCTTCAGCCAGTCCTCCAACCTCATCACGCACTGCAGGAAACACACTGGCTTCAAACCTTTCTCCTGTGCAGCGTGTGGCAGGAGTTTTCAAAGAAAGGTAGACCTTCGCCGGCACCATGAAACCCAACACGTAGAGGAAATGACGACATCGTCTAGCGATttagtgacgtcatcaacaatcGAGGTTTCAAACAGACAAGAAGATGGTACAACTTAG